A part of Sulfurimonas sp. genomic DNA contains:
- the murC gene encoding UDP-N-acetylmuramate--L-alanine ligase produces the protein MKIHFIGIGGIGISGLAQYMHYKGHEISGSDISDTVITKKLRKMGITVTVPHDASAITNQDLVVHSAIIRPDNPEVVAAKAKGIEVLARREALLQILNTSKVYAVAGAHGKSTTTAILTAIMDGSAIIGAESKAFGSNVRYEKDNSVMIFEADESDGSFLNSNPHCAIVVNAEPEHMEYYDYNYELFYDSYKRFIKSAQYSVLNAEDKFLSTLVGEIDAKWLYPSRDITNIEFILINDEPHTRFTLKDLGSFDVWGFGKHIALDAALAILAANESMDIELIREKILTFKGIKKRFDIVGVEEGSVIIDDYGHHPTEIKATFESVKEYALLKGFDKITAIWQPHKYSRTIDNLEEFINCFEGACELIILPVWAAGESKREINFAEKFKRYNLTMADNISRADNTITVMKDKEALKILDKGLIIGFGAGDLTYQIRGIA, from the coding sequence ATGAAGATACATTTTATCGGAATCGGCGGAATCGGCATATCTGGTTTGGCACAATATATGCACTATAAAGGGCATGAAATCAGCGGCTCGGATATTTCCGACACAGTCATTACAAAAAAACTCCGTAAAATGGGTATAACCGTTACGGTTCCTCATGATGCGTCTGCTATAACCAATCAAGATTTGGTTGTCCATTCAGCTATTATCCGTCCCGACAATCCTGAAGTAGTCGCTGCAAAAGCAAAAGGCATTGAAGTTCTTGCCCGCCGCGAAGCATTGCTGCAAATTTTAAACACCTCTAAAGTCTATGCCGTTGCCGGTGCACATGGAAAAAGCACTACTACAGCGATTTTAACAGCTATAATGGACGGTTCTGCTATCATCGGTGCAGAATCAAAAGCATTCGGTTCAAATGTCAGATATGAAAAAGATAACAGTGTTATGATTTTTGAAGCAGATGAGAGTGACGGCAGTTTTTTAAACTCAAATCCGCATTGTGCAATCGTAGTAAATGCTGAGCCTGAGCATATGGAGTATTACGACTATAACTATGAGCTTTTTTACGACTCATACAAACGCTTTATAAAATCAGCACAATATAGTGTTTTAAATGCCGAAGATAAATTTTTAAGTACACTTGTGGGCGAAATAGACGCCAAATGGCTCTATCCAAGCCGCGATATTACAAACATAGAGTTTATTTTGATAAATGACGAACCGCATACAAGGTTTACTCTTAAAGATTTAGGCAGTTTTGATGTTTGGGGATTTGGAAAACATATTGCTCTTGATGCGGCTTTGGCTATTTTAGCGGCAAACGAGTCTATGGATATCGAACTTATAAGAGAAAAGATACTGACATTTAAAGGTATCAAAAAAAGATTTGACATTGTCGGAGTTGAAGAGGGAAGCGTCATAATCGATGATTACGGTCACCACCCGACAGAGATAAAAGCGACATTTGAATCAGTCAAAGAGTATGCGCTTCTTAAAGGCTTTGACAAGATTACCGCAATTTGGCAGCCTCATAAATACTCCCGTACCATAGATAATCTCGAAGAGTTTATCAACTGTTTTGAGGGTGCTTGTGAGCTTATCATATTGCCTGTCTGGGCTGCAGGGGAGAGTAAAAGAGAGATAAATTTTGCAGAAAAATTTAAAAGATATAACCTGACAATGGCAGACAATATCTCAAGAGCAGATAACACGATTACCGTTATGAAAGACAAAGAGGCGCTTAAAATCTTAGACAAAGGTCTTATCATCGGTTTTGGCGCAGGAGATCTGACTTATCAGATAAGAGGAATAGCTTAA
- the xseB gene encoding exodeoxyribonuclease VII small subunit, with amino-acid sequence MAKKDSTKEAEGFTKEAEGFTKETEGFESKLESAKKVLETLMNPEITLNESVKAYEIGMNELAQAQKILEDAQIKITEIKGK; translated from the coding sequence ATGGCTAAAAAAGATTCTACTAAAGAAGCCGAGGGTTTTACTAAAGAAGCCGAAGGCTTTACTAAAGAAACCGAAGGTTTTGAATCAAAACTAGAGAGTGCAAAAAAAGTTTTAGAAACCCTGATGAATCCGGAAATCACACTAAATGAGAGTGTAAAAGCATATGAAATCGGGATGAATGAACTTGCCCAAGCACAAAAGATACTAGAAGATGCGCAGATAAAAATCACAGAGATAAAAGGCAAGTAA
- a CDS encoding carbon-nitrogen hydrolase family protein, whose amino-acid sequence MRAAVLQLSAQGMSSTKLYNYIRIANKQGVKVLLLGEYTLNPFFKELQTLSASMIQEQADHQIKVLKELANSYKMTIVAPLVIVKKGKIYKTIAKFSPTSCSYYQQQLLINYPHWNEEKFFANEQKAIEAPLMFKVDGFKFAVMGGFELHFDEMFTQISAKSVDCILVPSVSTFDSYERWKALILSRAFTHNCYILRANRIGEYTDKECSWSFYGDSLLASPNGELLEHLGNKEELMIVDMSRSDIIKARKSWGFKETIHKRSLL is encoded by the coding sequence ATGCGAGCAGCCGTACTTCAACTCAGCGCACAGGGGATGAGTTCTACAAAACTCTACAACTATATCAGAATTGCAAACAAACAGGGTGTAAAAGTTCTGCTTTTAGGAGAGTATACTCTAAATCCATTTTTTAAAGAGCTTCAAACCCTCTCTGCAAGTATGATACAAGAACAGGCAGATCATCAAATAAAAGTTTTAAAAGAGTTGGCAAATAGCTACAAAATGACAATCGTAGCACCTCTTGTAATTGTAAAAAAAGGCAAAATTTATAAAACTATCGCAAAATTTTCTCCTACTTCTTGTTCTTACTATCAACAGCAACTTCTTATAAACTATCCGCACTGGAACGAAGAGAAATTTTTTGCAAATGAACAAAAAGCGATTGAAGCGCCTCTGATGTTCAAAGTAGACGGTTTTAAATTTGCTGTTATGGGCGGATTTGAACTCCATTTTGACGAGATGTTTACTCAAATATCCGCTAAGAGCGTTGATTGTATTTTAGTTCCGAGCGTATCGACTTTTGACTCATATGAGAGATGGAAAGCGCTTATACTCTCCCGCGCATTTACGCACAACTGCTATATTTTAAGAGCAAACAGAATAGGTGAATATACAGATAAAGAGTGTAGTTGGAGTTTTTACGGCGATTCGCTCTTAGCTTCTCCAAACGGCGAACTCTTAGAGCATCTGGGTAACAAAGAAGAACTTATGATTGTAGATATGAGCCGCTCGGATATCATAAAAGCTAGAAAATCTTGGGGCTTTAAAGAGACTATACATAAAAGAAGCTTGCTATGA
- a CDS encoding ThiF family adenylyltransferase: MMSYFHRQVQLWGEETQNMLQNKKIAIIGAGGLGSSLAFALGASGIGEIHLVDFDEVSTHNIHRQIAFKIGDEGKNKATLNALLIEQRCPFVKTVSHECDFEEFAKKNITVDLIIDATDNLPTRAEIDEYCRSKNLPWIYGSVEAFHGQVCFFEHSSFKDAFKIILQTPAGIAAPIVMHIASLQANLALRYLAGLSVKKNQLYYIFFNNEGELVTQKFSLPTT, encoded by the coding sequence ATGATGAGTTATTTTCACCGTCAAGTGCAGCTTTGGGGAGAAGAGACCCAAAATATGCTTCAAAACAAAAAAATAGCCATAATCGGTGCGGGAGGACTTGGCAGTTCACTAGCTTTTGCTCTTGGCGCCAGCGGTATCGGCGAGATTCATTTGGTTGATTTTGATGAAGTTTCAACACACAATATCCATCGGCAAATCGCTTTTAAAATCGGGGACGAGGGCAAAAACAAGGCTACCTTAAATGCGTTGCTGATTGAGCAGAGATGCCCTTTTGTAAAAACCGTCTCTCATGAGTGTGATTTTGAAGAGTTTGCCAAAAAAAACATAACCGTTGATTTGATTATAGATGCAACCGACAACCTCCCTACCCGTGCAGAGATAGATGAGTACTGCAGAAGTAAAAATCTGCCTTGGATATATGGAAGCGTAGAGGCATTTCACGGTCAGGTCTGTTTTTTTGAACACTCGTCGTTTAAAGATGCATTTAAAATTATTCTGCAAACTCCTGCAGGAATTGCCGCTCCGATTGTTATGCACATTGCCTCTCTTCAAGCAAATCTGGCACTAAGATATTTGGCAGGTTTAAGTGTTAAAAAAAATCAACTTTACTATATTTTTTTCAATAATGAGGGAGAGTTGGTTACTCAAAAATTCTCTTTGCCGACAACTTGA
- a CDS encoding succinyldiaminopimelate transaminase: MNFEPYPFEKLNTLLQGIVPNKEYEASALTIGEPQFETPEFIQKALCENSSQLRKYPKTAGEDELRAAQRGFVKTRFGVTINDKQIIPTFGTREVLFNFPQFLLFDIKNPVMAFTNPFYQIYEGAAIASRAKVIHLNMTQKNDFKPKINEEELSACDLVILNFPNNPTTATLTLEELAEWVKLALKHDFVLLNDECYSEIYTSKPIPSLLEASLYAGNETFKNILVINSISKRSSAPGLRSGFIAGDENILKEYINYRTYIGCASPLPLQSAAAVAWSDEEHVEVAREIYKKNFEAAYEILGTPIPEATFYIWLKVPSPLEFTKRLYRDYNVKVLPGEYLARDDANGINPGKEFIRIALVEDEAKTRSALLRIKEALACKK, from the coding sequence ATGAATTTTGAACCATATCCATTTGAAAAATTAAACACTTTGTTGCAAGGTATTGTGCCGAATAAAGAGTATGAAGCCTCTGCTTTGACTATCGGCGAACCTCAGTTTGAAACTCCCGAGTTTATACAAAAAGCACTATGCGAAAACTCCTCACAACTAAGAAAATATCCTAAAACGGCGGGAGAAGATGAGTTAAGAGCAGCGCAAAGAGGGTTTGTCAAAACAAGATTCGGCGTCACTATAAATGATAAGCAGATTATCCCTACTTTTGGAACAAGAGAAGTCCTTTTTAACTTTCCTCAATTTTTGTTATTTGATATAAAAAATCCCGTAATGGCTTTTACAAACCCTTTTTATCAGATTTATGAGGGTGCCGCAATTGCCAGCAGAGCCAAAGTTATTCATCTAAATATGACCCAAAAAAACGATTTTAAACCCAAAATCAACGAAGAAGAGTTATCTGCTTGCGATTTGGTAATTTTAAACTTTCCAAACAATCCTACGACGGCTACGCTTACTTTAGAGGAGCTAGCAGAGTGGGTAAAACTCGCACTTAAACACGATTTTGTACTCTTAAATGATGAGTGTTACAGTGAAATATATACTTCAAAGCCTATTCCATCACTCCTTGAAGCTTCACTTTATGCGGGAAATGAAACATTCAAAAATATTTTAGTCATCAACTCTATATCAAAGCGCTCATCCGCTCCGGGACTTCGTTCAGGCTTTATTGCAGGAGATGAAAATATCTTAAAAGAGTATATCAACTATAGAACTTACATAGGCTGCGCCTCCCCTCTTCCTCTTCAAAGTGCCGCTGCAGTTGCTTGGAGCGATGAGGAACATGTAGAGGTCGCAAGAGAGATTTACAAGAAAAATTTTGAAGCGGCATATGAGATTTTAGGCACTCCGATTCCCGAAGCTACCTTTTATATCTGGCTAAAAGTTCCCTCTCCCTTAGAATTTACAAAAAGACTATACCGTGACTACAATGTAAAAGTTTTACCCGGAGAGTATTTGGCAAGAGACGATGCAAACGGTATTAATCCGGGTAAAGAGTTTATCAGAATCGCACTTGTTGAAGATGAAGCAAAAACAAGAAGTGCGCTTCTTAGAATCAAGGAGGCTCTAGCATGCAAAAAGTAG